GTTTAGTTAAAACCCAAAACCCAAAACCCAAAACCCAAAACCCAAAACCCAAAACCCAAAACCCAACTCCTTTAATGGTTGACAAAACTGTGGTTTTTCCGTAAAGCGGTGTCGTCGGGAATTTGTATTTTGCGTTAGGGGAGGGGCGGATGCGTCCCTTACGAAATGCGACGCAGACGGCCATACGGTAAAACCGCATCAATTGTTAAAGTTGAAAATAGGAGGAAAGAAGGAAGCGAAATCGTAAACGAGCCGCTAGACTTTACGAATGCGTGGTAAACACATTAACGCACACGAATAGCAGACCATCGCTTTTGCGTCCACCCCCAAGAAATTACGAAGTACGTCGAGCGAGAACGAAATCTAACTCAACACTCAAAACCCAACACCCAACACCCAACACCCAACTCCCGCATGCCCGCTTCTCTTTCCACCCACGGCTTCGCAATAGCAACCAATCTCTATTCTGAAGCGGAGTTGGCGGCGATTGCCGATACGATTGATAGGGCCGACCAGTCCCATGATACCTTTCGAAAATCACGTGAATTATTTGCGATTCGGCAGTTTTTGAAACAGGTGCCGGGTGTAACGGAACTCGTTCTAAATGCGCCTCTCCGACAGTTGGTGGAGCGCGTGTTAGGGCCTGGTTATTTTGTCGTGAAAAGTATTTATTTCGATAAACCCGAAACCTCTAACTGGTATGTGGCGTACCATCAGGATTTGACCATCTCTGTCCGTGAAAGACACGATGTACCCGGTTTCGGGCCGTGGACGGTCAAGTCTGACCAATTCGCTGTACAACCGCCGCTCGCGATACTCGAGAACATCGTCACGGTTCGCATCCACCTCGACGATACTGACGAAACCAACGGCGCCCTGAAAGTCATTCCGGGGTCGCACCGCAAGGGCATTTACCGCCCCGAAACCATCGACTGGACAGTAGAAAAAGAGGTGTTTTG
This genomic interval from Flavobacterium sp. HJ-32-4 contains the following:
- a CDS encoding phytanoyl-CoA dioxygenase family protein → MPASLSTHGFAIATNLYSEAELAAIADTIDRADQSHDTFRKSRELFAIRQFLKQVPGVTELVLNAPLRQLVERVLGPGYFVVKSIYFDKPETSNWYVAYHQDLTISVRERHDVPGFGPWTVKSDQFAVQPPLAILENIVTVRIHLDDTDETNGALKVIPGSHRKGIYRPETIDWTVEKEVFCRVPKGGAMLMKPLLLHSSLRSTGTQRRRVIHLEFSNTELPMGLAWGERE